From the genome of Camelus bactrianus isolate YW-2024 breed Bactrian camel chromosome 33, ASM4877302v1, whole genome shotgun sequence, one region includes:
- the TLCD5 gene encoding TLC domain-containing protein 5 isoform X2, with protein MLAHHTLSILGIILALVLGESGTEVNAVLFGSEITNPLLQMRWFLRETGRYHSFTGDVVDFLFVALFTGVRIGVGARLLFCEMVSPKPKWFVKVGGVAMYGVSWCFMFSIWRFAWRKSIKKYHAWRSRRNEEWQLKHNGHLKTH; from the coding sequence ATGCTGGCTCACCACACACTGAGTATCCTGGGCATCATCCTGGCCCTGGTGCTCGGAGAGTCAGGCACAGAGGTCAACGCAGTCCTCTTCGGAAGCGAGATCACCAACCCCTTGCTACAGATGCGCTGGTTTCTCCGTGAAACAGGTCGTTACCACAGTTTCACTGGAGACGTGGTGGACTTCCTCTTTGTGGCTCTGTTCACTGGAGTGAGGATTGGTGTAGGGGCTCGCctccttttctgtgaaatggTCTCACCCAAGCCCAAGTGGTTTGTGAAGGTTGGGGGAGTGGCGATGTATGGTGTGTCTTGGTGTTTCATGTTTAGCATCTGGCGCTTTGCATGGAGGAAAAGCATCAAGAAGTACCATGCCTGGAGAAGCAGGCGGAATGAGGAGTGGCAGCTGAAACATAATGGACATCTCAAGACACACTAG